Within the Micromonospora citrea genome, the region AGTGTTCAACCCGCTGATCGTCGATGTCGCTCTGGCGGCTCAGGCAACGGAGGGGCCGGGGCAGGCGCTCACCGCGGCGATCGAGCGCTTCGAACACTGGCGCCGCCTCCTTCAGTCGCTTCGGGACACCGGCCTCGGCATGGATGCCAGACGGGGTCTCTTCGGGGAACTCGTGGTGCTCCGTGATCACCTCCTTCCGGCCCTGTCGCCCGCTGAAGCGATTTCTGCCTGGCGGGGCCCTACCGGAGCGAATCAGGACTTTCAGTTGCCGGGGAGCGCTATCGAGGTCAAGACCGGAGCAGGCAGAAACCCCGGAAGTATCGTGATCGCCAGCGAACGTCAGCTCGACGAGACTGGGACGGACCACTTGATCCTGGCTCACCTGTCCGTGGACGAACGGCGAGGCGGTTCCGGTGAGTCGCTGAATGAGGTTGTCGGTTCGCTGAAGGACGTGATGCCAAAGGGCCAGGCTCAAGCTGATTTCGGTGACCTGCTTGTTCGGGTTGGTTACCTGTCCGAGCACCGTCACATGTACGAGGACGTTCGGTACACCGTCCGCCGGACCGATTTCTGGCAGGTCACCGGCGATTTCCCACGAATCGTGGAGGTAGACCTCCGACCCGGTGTGGGTGACTGCCGCTACCGGATAAGCACTGCCGGACTTGACCAGTACGGTGTCTCCGCAGAATGGGTGGCCAACATCGTGAAGGGGAAGGCATGAGCCAGAACAGCCTGTCGGCTTACGCTCAGGAACTCGTCGCCGAGGTGCTCGCGACGGCCGAGGCGGAGAACGCCACAGCCCCCGACACCTTCACCCGTCGCGTGCTCGACGAACTGGAGCAGGCCGGCGAGATCGAGAACACCTTCACCGCTTACCACAAGGCCCACGGGCTGGAGGTCAACGGCTACGGCACCAACGAATCCCTGGGGACTCTCGATCTCTTCATCACCCACTTCAGTCTCAGGCCTGAGGAGGACCGCCTGCCGCGGGCCCAAGTCGAGACCTTGCTCAGGCGCCTGGCAACCTTCGTCCGCAAATGCCGTGACGGTCTCGCGCGGGACATCGACGAGTCCTCCGACGTGCATGACATGTGCGTCGCGGTCGAGAAGGCGCTGCCCGATGCCCCCCGCATCCGTCTTTTCCTCCTCACCGACGTTGTCAGTGCGGTCTCCAGCATCCCGCCCGGGGACCTGGACGGCCTGAAGGTCACTCACGAGATCTGGGACCTGACCCGCCTTCACCGGTTGTCCTCGTCCGGGACGCTGAGTGAACCGATCGTGGTTGACTTCGATCCGCCACTGCCCTGCCTGGCCACTCCTGAGACCGACCGGAACTACTCGGTCTTCCTGGCCATCATTCCAGGACAGGAACTGGCCAACCTCTACGGCAAACACGGCACGCGTCTGCTCGAGCTCAACGTTCGCTCGTTCCTGCAGACCAAGGGTGGCGTCAACCGCGGCATCCGCGACACCCTGCTGCACAACCCTGACCGGTTCCTGGCCTACAACAACGGGATCACGGCCACAGCCTCGACCGTGGAGTTCACCCAGCTCCCCGGCGGCGGGCAGGCGATCAGCCGGGTCCACGACCTGCAGATCGTCAACGGTGGCCAGACAACAGCGTCAATCCACTACGCCTATACCAGGGACAAGGCGGACCTCGGCCGGGTCCACATCCAGATGAAACTGACCCGGGTCTCTCCGGACCGGTTGCAGGAGATCGTTCCTGAAATCTCCAAGTACTCGAACACCCAGAACAAGGTCACGGTCGTCGACTTCAGCTCGAATCACCCATTCCACGTCGGCATCGAGAAAATCACGCGATCGCTATGGGCCCCCGCTGCAGACGGCAGCGGGCAGGAGACTCGCTGGTTCTATGAGCGCGCGCGCGGGCAGTACACCGACGCGCTCGCCCGCGAACGGACGCCGTCCAACCAGCGCAAGTTCAAGAGCCTGCATCCTCTCGCTCAGAAGTTCACCAAGGCGGACGCGGCAAAGTACATCCATTCCTGGGCTGGGCTCCCTTACCTGGTGAGCCGAGGGGCTGAGAAGAACTTCCGCGAGCTTATGATGCGGATGGGTGACAACGTTCCGGACATCAACATCAGCTTCGGCCAGCGGCTCATCGCCAAGGCGATCCTGTTTAAGGCGACCGACAAGATTGTCGCTGCTCAGGACTTCGGCGGCTACAAGATCAACATCACGTCATACTCAATCGCCCGGCTCGCTGAGGCGACGGCACGACGGATCGACCTGGATCGGATCTGGCGGGAGCAGGGCCTAAGCCCAGCCCTCGTCACAGCCTTGGAAGAGCTCTGCGTCCCCGTTCGTGATGTGATTGTCAACCCTCTCCGGGGCGGCACCAACATCGGCGAGTGGGCGAAGCGTCCGGACTGCTGGGAGGCAGTCCTCGCCGTCCCATGGACGGTGCCGGACGAACTCATCGCCGAGCTTACTGACCAGCCCGTCGAAGACAGCGCGCCAACGGTGCCGGACGACACCTCCGGTGACGTCGCCTCGGTGACGGCCATCTCCGCACCCGAGTGGTTTGCAGTGGCACGTTGGGCGAAGGAAACCCGCAACCTGCAGCCTTGGCAACGCCAGTTGGCCGAGACCGTGGGCCGGTACGTGAACAACGGCTGGCCGGTCACCGACAAACAGGCCACTCAGGCGCTTCGACTCATGGATGAGGCGAAGCGACTCGGGTTCCACGCCAACCACTGATCAACAATCTGACGTCGAGCACTGACAACGAGAGGACAACCGTGACCAGCACAGCATTCGGGGATCTGCCCCCCGAGGCGTACCACGACGCGCCTTGGACCCGGCTGCTGCCTTGGCTGGCTCCGTACACGCCGGCGACAGCACGAGAACTTGTGGATCTGACTCCTTCACCTGACTGGTGGATCACTGAGTCGCCGGCGGTCACCACGATGACCGTTGAGCACGAGGAACTGTGCCGTCATCTCGCCCAGCTGTTCGTCGTCCGTCATTCAACCGCTGCCTTCGGCCCAAGTTTCCCCACAGTCCCGCGCCAACTGCCTCTGTCCACTCTTGCGATCAGCTCCAGGGTCGCGACAACATTTCAGCGCCTGCAGGTGCAGACGGTCGCCGATCTCGAGCCCTTGACAGTCGGAGACCTTTACGACGTCCGCGGGACGGGGCACAACACGGTTGAGGATGCCGTCACAGCCCTCGTCTCGGCAGCGATCGTCCGGTCCGGTGAGCAGGACGAATGGGATGGCCCGGAAGACGAAGGGGAGCCGCTACGCGGGTCAATGCCGGCTCCTCTACCCCCCGTCCAGCTTCAGATGCTGGAGGACCTCAGCCAGTTGGCGGTCTGGCGTCACATCCGACGTCGCGGCGACCAGTCCCTGCTGAATGTCGTGGTCGAGGACGGAGCGCCTGAGGAAATCCAGGAACTGGCTCTCCGGCTCAACGCATTCACGGCGGCGGACATGGTTTCCGCCACCGCAAGCTCGGATCCGGTCCTTGAGTTCACCGCGTTCCTGTCCGAGCTCGACGAGCGGCAGGTTCGCATTCTGCGCGACCGGTTCCTTGGCAGGCCCCCGAAGAAACTCGCGGAGCTGGCGGACGACTTCGATGTTTCCCGCGAGCGAGTCCGGCAGATCGAGAGCAAGGTGAAGGATCTGCTTGTCGGAAGATTCCACTTCGGCACAGCTGTCGGGAATCTCCTGGCGAGTATACGCACGGAGATCCAACCGATCGCCGCCTTGGACCGGCTGATCACCCTGCACCCCGACCTCGCCCGGGATGTCCCAGGGGTCAGCGTCCCACTCTGGCTCGTGCTGGACCGCTTGGACGACTATTTCGAGGTGACAGACGGGTGGGCGGCAGCTCCCGACGTCCCCGCCGCGCGCGAACAGACCCGCACCCTGCTTGAGGACTTCGCGACGGAACACGGCCTCGTAGATCTGGCCGCTGTCGCCGCTGCCACCCCGATGCCGAAGGCCGAGCTGCTCGCCTGGCTCAGCTGGTGTGGCTACACGCTTCACAACAACCAGATCCTGACCCGCACCCGCTCCCTCAGTGATCACGCCGCAGGCCTCCTGGCCGCGACTGGCGAACCGCTTCACATCGACGAGCTTCAGCTGCAGATGGGCCGGGACAACAGCGTTCGGAGTCTCGCCAACCAACTGGCCGACGACGAGCGTTTCGTGAGGACCGACCGGGCAACCTGGGGGCTTGCGAGCTGGCACTTGGAGGAGTACACGTCGATCCGGCAGCAGATTGGCCTGGAGCTGGCCGCCGCAGGGGGCGAGCTGGAAATCGGACAGCTCGTCGAGTCAATCACGAGCCGTTTCGACGTGTCACCGAGCAGCGTGCAGGCCTACGCCGGGAACGGTGACTACGAGATTGCGCAGGGTGTGGTCCGACGTCGGGAATCCCCCGCAGCACCTCGCAAGGCGCCAAGCGCCACCCGCCGGCTCTTCAAGTACGACGACGGCTGGTGGAAGCTGCGTGTCACCGTCACCCGAGACCACCTCCGCGGCTCTGGCTTCCCGGTGCCCTCCGGAGTGGCCAGTCTCGTGGGGTGTGCACAGGGCGAGGTCGTCGAGCTTGAATCGGATCTCGGCACGCAGAGCATCCGATGGACGGGACTGCAGCCGTCAAGCGGAACGATCAAGAGGTTCCTCGACCGCCTTGAGGTGCGGGAAGGCCAGAACGTTTTCCTTGAGTTCGCCCCGTACGGTCGATTTGACGTTTCGCTTCAAGATCCGGTGGATCCCGAGGACCACCCTCTGGAGCAGGCTGCGGCGCTCACGGGCTGCGCTGAGGGGGTCGGGGACCCGGAAGACGCACAGATGGCCTTGGCCATGGCAGTTGATCTTCCAGTCGATGCCAAGCCCCGACAAATCCTGGCGGCTTACCGGCAGCGCGGCGATGATGACATTGCGGGTCTCCTTGAGGAGGTATGGACCCGTCCTCGCCGTCACTGGGTCGATCTGTCGCCAACTGATCCGTCAGATCCCGGGGCCGTGCGGAACGGCCAGGACAACGGGGGCGACGCCAGCAACGAAAATGTCGCCGTCGAGGCGGAACCACAGGGCCAGGCCTCGTCCGACAACGGCTCCGTGTCCGTGCCGACGGGGTACCGCAGTGTGGGGTGGGTCCGGCCGCATGAGGCGGAGGCCGCTGTGCTGGCTTACCAACTGCACTCCGACGTTCCCGTGCACGATGGAGAAAACATTGCGGGCTGGGCCAGGTACGTCGACGACAGCTCCGGTGACGCATCCAAGTTCCGCGCCAACGTGATGCTGGTCAGAGCCAGGTCGCAGGGCGAGCGCGTCGTGTGCTGGATCCGCGAGCACGAGGCGTTCGCCATCGTCCAGGCAGCAGCAGAGAAGCGGCCCATAGCTGTTCGCGGACCCGACGGCGTCGCCGCGGGGATGGTGCAGTACTTCCGGCCTGGCAGCGAGGCCGCCGAACGATACAGGAGCACAACGCGACTGCTCCGCGGCCACGGGCAAGCTGGCTGACCCGTCGAGCGCCAGCTGAGTCGACACGTCGGCCTCGCAGGCAACTCTGGGTTCGTTCGCTGAGGATGGCCGTCAGCTCGGTCTTGCCTTACTGACAGCCATCTGATCGCGAACTCAAGAACTCCGCGAGCCGGCTCCCTTGACCCGACAGCTGGCCACGGTCAGCTCCCCCTCTGTGAAGAGCGGGTGGAACTCCGCCTGCAGTACGAGAGCTTCCACCGTGAGATCCACGCGGCCCCGCTCCCACAGCGCGGTAAATCCATCCGAGACCACCGGATTGTGGAGAAGCCGTCGAGCCGCAACGAGACCTCCCATTTCGGTGACCATCCTCAGCAGGAGAGTCGGGTTGTAGTTGGCCTCATCGCGCGCCCGCACGAGGATACGAACCATCGCCTGGTGAAAGGCTCGCTCCAGCCCTGATTGCTCACTCGTCCCCTGGGTGGTTGAGGCCGTCAAATCCGCGCGAGCGCGAGATACCCCTTCCGCCTTCTGCATCGTTGCTTGCCGCTGCGGTCGCTCAGCGTCACGTTCCTCAACCGGCTTCGCGATATCCTGGGTGTTCCCGGCACCTGAATCCGTAGCGCCAGTTGGAACGTGTTCCACCGAACGCAGCAGACGGGTCACACTCCGATGTCGGACTGCTGCCGGGCTGGTGGGTGAGAAGTATTGGACCAACCCCCCGCGGCCACCATGGGGAACCTCCCAGAAGATGTTCCGCCTCCTGCTGGCTGCTTGGATGACCGCCTTCGCCTCGTTCTGGTGCACCCAGCAAACTACTTCAGGGCCATCGGGACCGGTCCGGTCAATTCTGATATTTGCGCGGTGAGTTCGGGCCTCCGCAGAGGTGCCTGGGTGAAACCTGGCCCACCCGAGTACCTTTCCGTCGTGCCGGATGGGGATGTCAGACCGCTGCTGGTAGCTGGTGATGGCGGCCTGCGCCTCGTACGGCCGCAGCCACGCGAGACTGTCGTATCCAGCAGGCACCGGGGGCTCCGGTTCCATCGTGCTGTCCTCGAGGGACGGAGCTGGGAGAGAGCCTTGCCCGTCCGCCGGAGGAGGCGTCGTCCACTCTTTCGGTTGTCCGGCGTCCGAATCCCTTGCTGCTTGTCGAGGCAGCCCGGTTGAGGCCAGCCGTGGCTTGGCCTGCTCATCGGGGTCCGACGGTACCTCAGGACGCAGCTGATTCAGCGGGCGAGCCTCAGCGACCGGCTCAGACTGGCGCGCCGATGGCTCGTCCACTGCCGAGATCTCAACCTTGATGTCGCCTTGGCGAAGGGCGGAAGCGTTCCCCGATGTCTGAACGGGCTCGGCCAACGGCCGAGGTGCCGTGGCCCCCAAATCCGGCAGGTTGTCCAAGGCCTGAGTCTCGACGATCGGCTGCGGCCCCGCTGCGGCAGAGCCGTCCGATGTGGTCTCTTGGTCAATATGCATCCAGGCGGAGCCATCGGCAGTAGAGGCGCTGGCCCCAGCGGTCGTCGGCCCGCCAGTGAGAGCCGGATGAGGTTCCGAGGACAGAGCTTCTCCGTCACGGGCAACGTCATCCACGACTATCGTCGGGTTGGTGGCGTCGACTGCGGGGAGGGCCCGCGGCGATTCGAGAGTCGGCTCAGCGAACATGATGCCCAGCTCGTCGATGCGCTGCCAGAGCGGCTCCAGCGCCGCCTCCGGGTCCCGGCTGAAGACGCTGCCCCGGATGCGGACGAAGACGCAGTTGCCGACGCGCTCCAGGATCGCCTGCCGGCGCATGTCGCTCTCCCACTGGTCCGGCCCGTGGTAGGCGTCGCCGTCGCACTCGATGGCGAGCCGTCGCCCGTCCGGCGCCGGCAGGACGAAGTCGATCCGGTATCCGCCGATGCGGAACTGCGGCAGCGGCCGGTAGCCCCGGCGCAGGATCCGCCGCAGCACCGCGCGTTCGAAGTCGCTGTCGCAGCGCTTCTCCAGGTCGTCGTAGGCCTCCTCGGCGGCGGTGACGTTCTGGCAGTAGGTGAGCAGCAGCCCTCGGGCGTCGTCCTCGCGCAGGTCGGCGGGCTGCACCGAGTGGAAGACCCAGAGCTGGTCGCGGGCCCGGGAGGCGGCGACGTTGACCCGCCGGTGGTGGTCGCGCTTGGTGAAGGCGGAGACGACGCCGTTGTGCGGTGAGACGACCGTCGACACGAGGACGATGTCGCGTTCGTCGCCCTGGAAGGTGTACGAGTCGCCGACGCGCAGCCGGCGCCGTTCCATCTCCTCCTCGCCCACCGTCTCGCGCAGGCGGGCGAGCAGGTAGAGGGCTTGCCCGCTGGTGCTGAGCAGGCTCACCACGCCGATCGTGCGCCCGTCGTACGCGGGGTCGGCGACGATCGCGGCGACCCGCTCGACGAGTGCCTCGGCCTCAGCGACGTTGACGTTGCCGTAGGTGGGCAGGTCCTGACGGATGCCCTCGGGGACGTGCACGGCGATGACGGGTTCGCCGATGCCGGCGGGCCGGTCGGTGCGCAGCGGCTCGATCTCCCCGCCGTAGTACGTCTGGCTGGAGAACCCGATGATCGCCGGTACGGAGCGGAAGTGCTCGGTGAGCAGGATGCGCTCCGGCGAGCGCCGCACGGCGTGGTCGTAGAGGCTGCTCTCGGGGTCGAAGTGCTCGGCGGAGGGCACGTCGACCAGGTGCGAGTTGATCAGGCCGGTGACCGTGCCGACGAACGAGAGCTGCGGGCCGATCTGCTGGTCGTCGCCGACGACCACGGCGCGTTCGGCGAGGCTGAGGATCGGCAGGGAGAACATGTCCGCCTGGGACGCCTCGTCGACGATCACGACGTCGAAGTGGGCGCCGCCGGCGAACTGCTCGATGGCCCGGTCGACGGACATGACCCAGACGGGCACGGCGTCGACGGCGGCGTTCATCGCCCGCTGGGCGTGGGCCTGCCACTGGGCGGCGTTCTTGCCCGTACCCTTGCCGATCTTGCGCAGTGCGGTGGTCCAGTCGGCGAGCGCGGCCCGGCGGCGGTCGTCGAGGGCCTTGGAGACCTCCAGCCAGGAGGAGGCGACGACGAGCTCCTGTGTGAGCCGCCGGATCCGTTCCCGCGTCTGCTCGATCCGGCGTCCGAGTGCGACGGGGTCGACGCTGCCGACGACGGCGTCGAACCAGGTCTGCGCCCGGCGCCACTGCCAGCGGTGCGGGCAGTCGGCCCCGGTGCCGCCGAGCGCGGTCGCGGTGCCGTCCTCGATCTGGGCGGTCCAGCCCGGCGCGGCCGGCCGCAGCCGTTCCGCGAGCTGGGCGAAGCGCTGGGCGTCGGGGCGCAGCGCGGCGAGCCGGCGCACCTCGGCGAGGATGCCGTCCCAGCCGGCCAGGTCGGCGTGCTGGCGGGTCTGGTCGAGCAGCCGCCACAGCTCGCTGGCGTCCGTGCTGGACATGCCCTCCTGCAGGGTCGCGCCGAGGGCCCGCTCGTCGGCGATCAGGCGGTCGTGGTCGAACACCGTCGCGCACCGGGAGACCAGGTCGGTGAGGGCGGTGAGCCGGCGTACGTCGACCGCCTGCTCGGCGCGGGGCACCAGCCGGCGGACGGCGGCGTGCAGGGTGGGCCAGCGGCGCCGGTCCCAGTCGAGCGCGGTGGCGGCGTCGGTGAGCAGCCGGCCCACCCACAGGTCGGGCTGGTCGCCGAGGTCGGTGGGCAGGTCGAGCAGCTGCCGCCATTCGGTCCACCGGGTGTTCAGCTCCTGGCGCAGCCGCAGCCGAGTGACGTGTGCGACGGCGATGTCGACGTCGTCGGTGGTGCGCAGGGCCTCGCCGTCGATACGGCAGTCGGCGGCCAACCGGGCGAGGGTGCCCTGGAAGAGCCGGTTGACGCCCTTGCCGGTCGCGAACCGCTGCCGCAGCTCGGCGAGCTGGGCGAGGAGGCGGCGCGGCTCGGCGAGCTGCGTCTCGGGGACGTTCACCTGGTGACCGGCCAGCGTCCGGGCCGCCGCGGTCAGGTCGGCAAGCGCGCGCTGGCAGGCCGTCACGTGGTCCTGCCACATGGTCTGCCAGTTCGGGTCGGCCTGGAGCAGGGTGGCGAGCCGGTCGGTCCACGCGCCCTCCCGCCCGGCGAGCAGCGTCAGCGCCTGGCGCAGCTCCCCGACGAGGTCGTCGAGGGCCGGCCGGCCGATGGCGCGTACCTCCGGCAGGACCACCCCGGCGGCGGCGAGCCGGTCGAGTTCCTCCCGGACGGCCGCGAGTTCGCGCCGCGCGGCGAGGACGGCCGCCTCGGCGGGCAGCTCGGCCGCCGTGGGCAGGTGCCGCATCGCCTGCGCGCGGTCCTGCGCGACCGTACGGCGGGCGATGTCGAGCAGCTCGGTGAACTCCTCGACGCTCAGCGGGGCCTCGGCGTCGGGCGGTAGGGCGTCGGGGATGTCGCCGTAGCGGTCGGCCTGCTCCCGCAGCCAGTTTCCGACGTCGCTCGGCGACAGCCGGATGCCGTCGATCTCGTAGTGCGCGGACTCGTTCTCGGCCATCGTCCGCAGGCCGGCGAGCGCCTGGCCGAGGTCCCGCTCGGCCTCTTCGAGCTGGCGGCGAAGCCGGTCGACCCGCTGTTGTTCGCTCCGCCTGTCGAGGGTCGCCCCACGGTCGGAGAGCTCGCGGGCGGCCAGCTGGAGCTGCACGAGCTGGTCGGTGGAGCGGCCGAGCACCGCCAGGCACAGCGACTGGATCTCCTGCGGCAGGCCGTCGCGCAGGACCCGCAGCGGGTCCTCCTTCTGCGCCACCACGAGCACCCGCTTGCCGTGCGCCATGAGGTGGCAGATGAGGTTGCGGATGGTGTGGGTCTTGCCGGTGCCGGGCGGTCCCTGCACGGCGACGTTGCGGTGCTGCGCCAGCCGGCGCGCGATGGACTCCTGCGCCTCGTTGGTCGGCAGCGGCATGAGCAGCCGCTCCCCCAGCGGCGCCCACCGCGCCGGCTGGTCCTGCGGCATCTCCAGCCGGCTCGGCTCGTGCGCCAGGACGGCGGCCAGTGCGCCGATGCTCGCGGTGTCTCCGGCGAGCAGCCGGGCGCGAAGCTCCTCCAGGAAGCGGCGCAGCATCCGCTGGCGGGGGCGCAGGAAGAGCACGCCGGTGTCGTGGACGTGCGGGCCGGCCGGTGCCGCCGCCCCGCGGTCCCGGACGACGGGGTCGTGGCCCATCCGGCGCAGGGCCCGCTCGAAGAACTCGACCCGGTCGAGGTCCTGCCACACGTCGAGGTCGATTTGGCCGCCGGGGCCGGCAAGCGCGAGCAGTTGGCCGAGGTAGCGCTCGTCGAGGCCGGTCAGCGGGTCGGTCTGCAACCGGGCGGCGCCCTGCGGCACCACGGTGACCGTCGACCGGTCGGCGTCGAACTCGATGGCGACCGGCGTCACCACCAGCGGGTACTGCACGCGGTGCCCGCCGACCTCGACGCGGATGACGCCGTGCCCCCACACCAGCTCGTGCGTGGCCGCGTTCATGTCGACGCGGTGCTTCAGGTCGAACAGGCTGCGGTGCAGGTCCCGTGCCGCCTCCGTACGCCGGGCCTGGTCGGCCCAGGGGCGCCACTCCCGCTCACGCCACTGCGCGAACCGTTCCTGGAGCCTCCCGATCGTCTCCTCGTCGCCCGCGAGCCGGGGCTCGGCCGCGTACGACGACGGCCCGGCCAGGTACGGGGCGAACTCGCTCGGCGTCCGGATCGGCTTGGCGGCAGCGGGCAGGCCGACCCGCAGCCAGCTGCCGTCGGTGGAGACACCCACCTCGCAGGCGGCGTGATCCGGGAGGTCGTGCTGCCAGAAGGCGTCGGCCGTGGGCACCGTCCGGGCCGGCTTCTCCATCTGGGCCCGCACGGCCATCAGGTACTCGACCAGGGAGGTGGCCCGGTCCAGGATCAGCGCGGGCGATTCCGTCGAGGACGTGGAGGGGGAGAGCATGCGGCACCTTTGGTTCTGGGGGATGGATCTGCCACGGCGAGGCCGGCTCAACCCGTTGTCAGGAGGCCGACCCCGCCTGATCGGTGGGGGTGGCCGGGGCGGCGTGGGACGGACGTGGGAACGCGGGCGCCCGACAGGTGCCGGTGGCGTGGGCACGTCCACGTGACGCCTTGACCGGCCTGCCGTCGCACAAGCTGACCGCGACCTTCGCGCAGGCCCACAGCTCCCACCTCCCCACTGGCGGTCCCCGGACCCTACCCGCACGAGTCCTGCCTGCGGGACCCCCCGATGTTCCACCGATCGGCCGGCGTGGGTCGACCTCTTCCCGCCGTCAATTGCCTCCGAGGTCAATATTGCGCCGAGGCAACTACCTGCCGGTGATCTCCGCCTCGCCTGTTCAGCGGCGAACGGCGTCACCGGTCAGACGTCGCGGCCTCCTACCGCAGGGTCACCCCTGCGGATGGTCGACGCACGCCCACGGCGCGCCACTGTCGGAGATGCGACAGCTGACGGGTCCGGTGCGGCCCGACCGGTCGGGAACGGTCAGCGCAGTGCGGGCGCGGAGCCGACCGCCTGCTTGAGGCACGCGTCGACGTCCGTCACGTGGTACACCCGCTCCGTCGCCTCGATCCCGTCGAGGAACATCGCGTACACGGCCGCCATCCGCAGCGCCGCGACCGGCCGCAGCAGCTCGACGGCCCGCTCCGGCTCGCACCCCGGCACGGCGGCCCGCCACCGCGCGCACCACTCGGACAGCACCGGAGCGGCGGCGTCGGCGGGCAGCCCCTCGGTCAGCCGCAGCACGTCGAACGCCGGGTGTCCCACGAACGCGTCACCCCAGTCGATGACGACGTTCCGCCCCTCGCAGCCGCGCACGTTGCCGGGGTGCAGGTCCCCGTGCACCAGCGTCTCCGGCAGCCCGCATCCGCCCACCTCGTCGAGCCGCGCCGCCAGCCCCGCCAGCAGGGGCGCCACCGACGAGGTGTCGTGGCCGGCGAGCCGGTCCCGGATCCAGCCGGCGAGGCGAGGGGCGCGCAGGTCCGGCACGCCCGCCGCCACCAGCTCCGCCACATCCGGGACCGACCGCACCTGCACCGGGTGGAAGTCGGCCGCCATGGTCAGCCGCTCCTCGATGGGCGCCCCGTAGCGGTCCTCGCCCGGCACGTGGTCGAGCAGCATCCGGCCGTCGCCGTCGTCGGCGAGCAGCGTCGAGGTCTTCCCCGGCGCCGCGCGGCCGAGCCAGCGCAGCACGGCGGCCTCGTGCCGGAAGAACACCGGCACCTGCTTCAGCCAGGCCGTGCCGCCGGGCCCGTCGAGCCGCCAGACCGCCGACAGGTTCCAGGTGCGCTGCTGGGTGACGGTCTCGACCGGCCGGCCGAGCCGCCGCAGCTCCCCCGTCGCCCACGCCAGGCTGCGCGCCGGGCCGCCCGGTTCGGCGTACGGGGCGCGCAGCGGGTCCGCCGACAGCTCCATCTTCGCCGGGGCGAGCGGCGTGGCGGGCGGCTCGTCGACCTGTCCGAGGTACGTCACCGCGCCGCCGACGGTGCCGGTGTCGTCCCCGCCGAGCAGGCGCAGGACGACGACCTCGACGCCGTACCGTCGGCGGGCCTCGGCCACGACGGGGGCGACCTCCTGCCACCACGGCGACGGCACGTCGAAGGGTGGCAGGGCACCCAGCGGGGTGCCGGCGGCGTCGACCAGGGCGAGGGTAACGGTGCGGTGGGACACGCCGGCACGCTACCGGCGCTCGGCGAGCCCGTGCGACTTGTTAACACCCCACGTCGCGCCGGCCGCCGGGGCATGCCGTGGGCGAGCTGTTGGCCGGTACTTTCCGAACGTGTCCCGACGACGACGTGAGTTTGTGTGACCTGGACGGGTGCCGACCAGTCTCCACGTAGGTACGAGGATGTCTCGTGAAGGCGAGGTTGTGAGCG harbors:
- a CDS encoding PD-(D/E)XK motif protein, whose product is MRIDEEDWAPLEAERHPYGIVARRLFPRSGHDIFLAVQQPSGRRALIFRVPATAAEAVEERHPSLASTRGLALQFAAAPDGNAELRVVLTADDRREVFNPLIVDVALAAQATEGPGQALTAAIERFEHWRRLLQSLRDTGLGMDARRGLFGELVVLRDHLLPALSPAEAISAWRGPTGANQDFQLPGSAIEVKTGAGRNPGSIVIASERQLDETGTDHLILAHLSVDERRGGSGESLNEVVGSLKDVMPKGQAQADFGDLLVRVGYLSEHRHMYEDVRYTVRRTDFWQVTGDFPRIVEVDLRPGVGDCRYRISTAGLDQYGVSAEWVANIVKGKA
- a CDS encoding AIPR family protein, which translates into the protein MSQNSLSAYAQELVAEVLATAEAENATAPDTFTRRVLDELEQAGEIENTFTAYHKAHGLEVNGYGTNESLGTLDLFITHFSLRPEEDRLPRAQVETLLRRLATFVRKCRDGLARDIDESSDVHDMCVAVEKALPDAPRIRLFLLTDVVSAVSSIPPGDLDGLKVTHEIWDLTRLHRLSSSGTLSEPIVVDFDPPLPCLATPETDRNYSVFLAIIPGQELANLYGKHGTRLLELNVRSFLQTKGGVNRGIRDTLLHNPDRFLAYNNGITATASTVEFTQLPGGGQAISRVHDLQIVNGGQTTASIHYAYTRDKADLGRVHIQMKLTRVSPDRLQEIVPEISKYSNTQNKVTVVDFSSNHPFHVGIEKITRSLWAPAADGSGQETRWFYERARGQYTDALARERTPSNQRKFKSLHPLAQKFTKADAAKYIHSWAGLPYLVSRGAEKNFRELMMRMGDNVPDINISFGQRLIAKAILFKATDKIVAAQDFGGYKINITSYSIARLAEATARRIDLDRIWREQGLSPALVTALEELCVPVRDVIVNPLRGGTNIGEWAKRPDCWEAVLAVPWTVPDELIAELTDQPVEDSAPTVPDDTSGDVASVTAISAPEWFAVARWAKETRNLQPWQRQLAETVGRYVNNGWPVTDKQATQALRLMDEAKRLGFHANH
- a CDS encoding sigma factor-like helix-turn-helix DNA-binding protein, producing MTSTAFGDLPPEAYHDAPWTRLLPWLAPYTPATARELVDLTPSPDWWITESPAVTTMTVEHEELCRHLAQLFVVRHSTAAFGPSFPTVPRQLPLSTLAISSRVATTFQRLQVQTVADLEPLTVGDLYDVRGTGHNTVEDAVTALVSAAIVRSGEQDEWDGPEDEGEPLRGSMPAPLPPVQLQMLEDLSQLAVWRHIRRRGDQSLLNVVVEDGAPEEIQELALRLNAFTAADMVSATASSDPVLEFTAFLSELDERQVRILRDRFLGRPPKKLAELADDFDVSRERVRQIESKVKDLLVGRFHFGTAVGNLLASIRTEIQPIAALDRLITLHPDLARDVPGVSVPLWLVLDRLDDYFEVTDGWAAAPDVPAAREQTRTLLEDFATEHGLVDLAAVAAATPMPKAELLAWLSWCGYTLHNNQILTRTRSLSDHAAGLLAATGEPLHIDELQLQMGRDNSVRSLANQLADDERFVRTDRATWGLASWHLEEYTSIRQQIGLELAAAGGELEIGQLVESITSRFDVSPSSVQAYAGNGDYEIAQGVVRRRESPAAPRKAPSATRRLFKYDDGWWKLRVTVTRDHLRGSGFPVPSGVASLVGCAQGEVVELESDLGTQSIRWTGLQPSSGTIKRFLDRLEVREGQNVFLEFAPYGRFDVSLQDPVDPEDHPLEQAAALTGCAEGVGDPEDAQMALAMAVDLPVDAKPRQILAAYRQRGDDDIAGLLEEVWTRPRRHWVDLSPTDPSDPGAVRNGQDNGGDASNENVAVEAEPQGQASSDNGSVSVPTGYRSVGWVRPHEAEAAVLAYQLHSDVPVHDGENIAGWARYVDDSSGDASKFRANVMLVRARSQGERVVCWIREHEAFAIVQAAAEKRPIAVRGPDGVAAGMVQYFRPGSEAAERYRSTTRLLRGHGQAG